The following coding sequences lie in one Vicia villosa cultivar HV-30 ecotype Madison, WI unplaced genomic scaffold, Vvil1.0 ctg.001822F_1_1, whole genome shotgun sequence genomic window:
- the LOC131636743 gene encoding uncharacterized protein LOC131636743 yields the protein MYIEEIVRLNGIPSSFVSDSDSRFMSRDSLNHSPIRLNCGVIDWGPKPFRFNNAVLEHEGFKDFINEEWAKLVVDGRGDFILFEKLKRLKERLKSWNREVFGWIDLNISNEVETINDMDKLLVDNFGSDMESVVEARRKASNNLWKCLNVKESMLRFKSRQFWLNDDDNNTLFFHNSLKDRRRKNAISVLEGADHFESFFHEENKFRVVPEGIDLNILNNED from the exons ATGTATATTGAAGAGATTGTAAGGTTGAATGGTATACCGTCGAGTTTCGTATCGGATAGCGATTCAAGATTTATGTCAAG AGATAGTTTGAATCATTCTCCTATCCGGCTAAATTGCGGTGTCATTGATTGGGGTCCAAAACCTTTCCGTTTCAACAATGCCGTGTTGGAACACGAAGGCTTCAAGGACTTCATTAATGAGGAATGGGCGAAGCTAGTGGTCGACGGGAGGGGTGACTTCATATTGTTTGAAAAACTTAAAAGGTTGAAGGAAAGGCTTAAAAGTTGGAATCGAGAGGTTTTTGGTTGGATAGATCTAAACATTAGTAATGAGGTGGAGACTATAAATGATATGGATAAGTTGTTGGTGGATAATTTTGGAAGTGATATGGAATCCGTGGTTGAAGCTAGAAGGAAGGCGTCCAATAATCTTTGGAAGTGTTTAAATGTGAAGGAGAGTATGCTTAGGTTTAAATCAAGACAATTCTGGTTAAATGACGACGACAATAACACTCTTTTTTTTCACAATTCATTAAAGGATAGAAGAAGGAAGAATGCTATATCGGTGTTGGAAGGTGCGGATCATTTTGAAAGTTTCTTCCatgaagaaaataagtttagAGTTGTACCGGAGGGGATTGATCTTAATATCTTAAATAATGAGGACTGA